A genomic stretch from Helianthus annuus cultivar XRQ/B chromosome 1, HanXRQr2.0-SUNRISE, whole genome shotgun sequence includes:
- the LOC110867175 gene encoding uncharacterized protein LOC110867175: MVRERADWEAYRERSLKRIAEFEKSKAALGEERAKFEADKKAEEWGREGLQKKLHNVEEQLAKEKAEFKQEAQGEKAAKQQMEVELSEAKVQLSSKDRDLHAKDVEIAELKRRLNEQIDRCESLEIDLEAERVKAATAEEARAVSTAALNVAQTNYSEAQGIVDTLVSEAEWMRTRGVALVANSILNAGELDRAVAALTDAARAVGHRGGYLECASHVEQILGQEFDVSHCSVTERADAALAHAENSYDNLTLPIMDLVVESLKKDDWCQRLKAVLDPPVTVELSDEEPAGDDGGDGDDDGDNDDGEDDGDDDGDRRDE, encoded by the exons ATGGTTAGAGAGCGCGCCGACTGGGAGGCTTATCGTGAGCGCTCGTTAAAACGTATTGCTGAGTTTGAAAAGTCCAAGGCTGCTCTTGGTGAGGAGAGAGCCAAATTTGAAGCCGATAAGAAGGCCGAAGAATGGGGCCGCGAGGGCTTGCAAAAGAAACTCCACAATGTTGAGGAGCAACTGGCCAAAGAGAAGGCTGAGTTTAAAC AGGAGGCGCAAGGAGAGAAGGCTGCCAAAcagcagatggag GTTGAGTTGTCTGAGGCCAAGGTGCAGCTGTCTAGCAAGGACAGAGATCTCCACGCCAAGGACGTTGAGATTGCGGAGCTCAAACGTCGCTTGAACGAGCAAATCGACAGATGTGAGTCGTTGGAGATCGACCTGGAGGCCGAGAGGGTTAAGGCTGCTACGgctgaggaggcgcgtgctgtCAGCACTGCCGCGCTTAACGTGGCTCAAACCAACTACTCCGAGGCCCAAGGAATCGTTGACACGCTTGTCTCGGAGGCTGAAtggatgcgcactcgtggagtagCGCTT gttgccaactccatccTAAATGCTGGCGAGCTCGATCGCGCCGTTGCTGCTCTCACGGATGCGGCGCGTGCGGTGGGCCATCGAGGAGGTTACTTGGAATGTGCCAGTCACGTTGAGCAGATACTAGGGCAAGAATTTGATGTAAGCCACTGCTCGGTGACTGAACGTGCTGATGCTGCGCTTGCACATGCTGAAAACTCATATGACAACCTTACCTTGCCTATCATGGATCTGGTTGTGGAATCCTTGAAAAAAGACGACTGGTGCCAGCGTCTTAAAGCAGTCCTCGACCCACCAGTTACCGTCGAACTGTCCGATGAAGAACCAGCTGGTGATGACGGTGGAGATGGAGATGATGATGGCGACAATGACGATGGTGAGGATGAcggagatgatgatggtgatcgaCGCGATGAATAG